A stretch of DNA from Lysinibacillus sp. B2A1:
TTTTTTACTAGTGGTTGTCTCACTTTATCCTATGACAACTTATTTAAACGTGTCTATTTCGATCGCAACATTAATTGCACTGACAGTCTGCTTAATTCCAACAACAATTGGTGGGTTATTATCTGCTATCGGTATTGCAGGAATGGATAGGGTAACACAGTTTAATGTTATTGCCATGTCAGGAAGAGCTGTAGAGGCATGTGGAGATGTGGATACATTAATCTTAGATAAAACAGGCACAATCACTTATGGGAATCGCATGGCGGCTGAATTTCTACCTGTAATAGGTGTGAAAGATAAAGATTTAATGCAAGCATCTTATTTTAGTTCATTAACAGATGACACACCTGAAGGGAAGTCTATCCTATCACTAGCATGCGAATTAGGTGTGAATATGGATAATGAAGAACAAATTATAAAAAACAGTACACATATCCCATTTACAGCACAGACAAGAATGAGTGGATTAGACATGCAGGATGGAACAAAAATTCGAAAAGGTGCCTATGATACGATTAAACAAGAGTGTATCAATGCAGGCCATAGTGTTCCAGCGAATTTAGATCAGCTTATTCATCGAGTATCCTCTATTGGTGGGACACCTCTAGTAGTAGCAGTAAACCAAAAAATTATCGGTGTTATTTATTTAAAGGATGTGGTCAAGGCTGGATTAAAGGAACGCTTTGAACAGCTACGAGCAATGGGAATTAAAACAATCATGTGTACAGGAGATAACCCCCTGACCGCAGCAGCTATTGCACAGGAAGCGGGTGTGGATAGCTTTATTGCAGAAAGTAAACCTGAGGATAAGATTCAGGTCATAAAAGATGAACAGGCACAAGGAAAAGTAGTAGCGATGACGGGTGATGGAACGAATGATGCACCAGCATTGGCACAAGCAAATGTAGGACTCGCTATGAATTCAGGAACGAATGCAGCGAAGGAAGCTGCTAACATGGTGGATTTAGATTCAAATCCTACTAAAATTATTGAAGTAGTTGAAATTGGAAAGCAGTTGCTCATGACTCGTGGAGCCCTAACAACATTTAGTATCGCAAATGATATGGCAAAATATTTTGCCATAATCCCAGCAATGCTAATGGTTGCTGTGCCAGAGATGAATGTGCTAAACGTGATGCAACTGAATTCGTCCTCAAGTGCTATTATTTCCGCATTACTATTCAATGCGATTATTATACCTCTGCTCATTCCTGTCGCCGTGAAAGGGGTTAACTACAAGCCTATGAGTGCTTCAAAGTTACTAAATAAAAACTTATTCGTTTATGGAGTAGGAGGCATCGTAGCTCCTTTTATCGGCATAAAGTTGATCGATGTTATGATAGCACCCCTATTTCAGATGTTTGGTCTATAGGAGGAAGAAATATGCGTACATTTTTTGAGCATACAAAGCAAGCAATATTGATTACGTTCACAATGTTTCTTCTTTGCGGCTTTATTTATCCATTGGTAGTAACTGCATTGGCACAAGGAGTACTGCCACACAAGGCAAATGGTAGTTTAATAGAAGTTGATGGGCAAGCTAGAGGTTCAGAATTAATTGGTCAGGCATTTTTGGAGCCCTCCTATTTCTGGGGACGTGTGTCATCTGTAAATTATAATGTGTACACAAAAAAGGATACAATTCCTGATGGAACTGGTCAGTTGAACTATAGTGGTGTTAGCTCAGGCTCGTTTAATTATGCACCAACGAATCCTGAATTAAAGACACGCATTGAAGCTGATATTGAGAAATTTTTGCTAGCCAATCCTGCTGTTGAACGACAGGATATTCCTGTGGATTTAATGACAGCCTCTGGTTCAGGGCTAGATCCCCATATCAGCGTAAAGGCTGCAGAAATACAAATCCAGCGTATTGTTCAAGCAAGTGGCCTTTCAGAACAGGAGATTAGAAATATTATAGATACTTATACAGAAAAACGAGCACTGGGGATTTTTGGGGAAAATAAGGTCAATGTTCTTATGGCTAATCTAGCAATCATGAAGAAAATAGAGGAAAGAAAAGAGTAATCCATTAAAAACAGGTAGAGAAGCGCTTGGGTCTTCTCTACCTGATATATAGTTAAGCTTGAGAATTTACTAGAATTTTAATATGGTTTTTCTCTTTCATTAAAGCCTCAAAGCCTTCTGTCACTACTTCATCTAATGCAATACGTTTTGTTACGAGCTTCTCAGCAGGGAAGTAACCTTGTGTCATTAATTCCATAACTGCCGGGAAAATATCACGGTATGCAATAATCCCTTTTACAGTACGCTCTGAAAGAACAATATTGTTTGGCAGTATAGAAGCTGCTGTTTCCCAAATTGAAACAATAATTGTTTCACCTTCAAAGGATGTTGAATCAATGGCTTGCTGTAACACTACAGGAACACCAGTAACTTCAAATGCAACATCAACGCCACCGTTTGTTAATTCATGTAGTCGAGCAACTACATCCTCATCCTTTGGATTAATAACAGCTGTTGCGCCTAATTCTAACGCTTTTGCTGCACGCTCTGCTGAAAGCTCTACTGCATAAATTTCAGATGCTCCAGCTGCACGTAATGCCTCAATCACTAATAATCCAATTGGTCCTGCGCCAAAGACAGCCGCTTTATCGCCAGCCTTTAGCTTACTTTGACGTACAGCATGTAGGGCTACCGCTGCAGGCTCTACAAGTGCACCTTGTTCATAGGAAAGTCCCTCTGGCATTTTGTGTACCATTTTTTCGTCTACCATCGTAAATTCAGAGAAGCCACCGCCACCGCCAGAAAGACCGTGGAAACCTAAGTGCTTACAAATATTGTATTTACCTTTTTTACAAGCAGCACATTCGCCACATGCAAGAATAGGCTCAACAACAACAGGATCTCCTACCTGTACTTTGGAAACGCCTTCACCGATTTCTACAACTTCACCTGAGAACTCATGTCCCATCACGATTGGTGCAATATCTTTACTTACATAGTGAGGTTGTTCCACTGGGATGAATATAGGGCCAGCTGCATATTCATGTAAATCACTGCCACAAATTCCTGTCCAATGTACTTTAATTTTCACTTTTCCAGGTGCAATAACTGGTTCTTCAATGTTTTCTACACGGATGTCTTTCGCTTTATACCATCTTGCTGCTTTCATGATAAAATCAACCTCCTCTAATGTCTTACTTCCTCATCATAACATGTGGTAATTATTCAAATCATTAGTTTGCAATAAATTGACATAAAAAATACGAATACTTAGCTTTTTTCAATGATATCGTAGCACTTTTTTGATTGCATCTTAACGGTATTTACAGTACCTTTGATAAGGGTTTTGTTGTAAGGATAATAAAACTAAAAAATAATGTTCATGCTAAAGTTTAATAGGCCGTTAATATACCTAAAAGTTGAATCATGATACAATGGGAAAGATGATTAGGAGGAACGAAGGATGTCAAAATATACTGATTATAATTTTCAGCCATTTTTGCAGGACGCAATAGCAAAATTAGGCTTTACAGAACCGACGCCAATTCAAAAGGAAATTATTCCGCTGTTGCTAAAGGGAAAAAGTGCTATCGGACAGGCACATACGGGAACAGGAAAAACACATAGCTTTTTAATTCCGATTGTGCAGCGTATTAATTCGGATAAACAAGAAGTACAAGCTGTTATTACTTCACCTACACGTGAGCTTGCACAGCAAATCTTTGATGCGTTAAATCAATTAATAGAAGGAACAGCAATTCAAGCAAAACTATTTATTGGGGGTACGGACAAACAGCGCTCTATTGATAAGTTAAAAACGCAGCCGCAAATTGTTGTTGGGACACCTGGACGTATTCGTGATCTCGTTTCTGCGCAGGCGTTATTTGTGCATACGGCACCAATTTTAGTTGTCGATGAGGCTGATCTAGCCTTCGATATGGGCTTTATTGAGGAAATTGATGGCTTTGCTTCTCAAATGCCAGAGAATCTTGAAATGTTTGTATTCTCAGCAACTATTCCAGAAAAACTTCAGCCTTTCTTAAAGAAATATATGGAGACACCTGTCCACATCCATATGAACGATAAACGACCAGTGGCAGAAGGCATTGATTTTGTGCTTGTACCAGTTCGCTCGAAATCACGGAACAAGCGTTTATTGGATGTTATAGAAGGAATCAATCCATTCTTAGCTGTGATTTTTACAAATACGCGTAAAACAGCAGAGCAAGTTGCAGGCTACTTAAATGAAAACGGTATTCGCTGTGGTCAAATACATGGTGATTTAAGTCCACGTGATCGTAAGAAGATGATGAAACAAATTCGTGATTTGGACTATCAATATATTGTTGCAACAGATTTAGCAGCTCGTGGTATTGATATTCAAGGGATTTCACATGTCATTAACTATGAAATTCCAGAAGATCTAGAATTCTTTATTCATCGTGTAGGACGTACAGCACGTGCAGGAAATAAAGGAACAGCCATCACCTTGTTTGAGCCTTCAGATGAGGATGCATTAATTCGTGTAGAGAAAATGGG
This window harbors:
- the kdpB gene encoding K(+)-transporting ATPase subunit B encodes the protein METERKSFLTGTMLKSALIDALKKFHPIYMLKNPVMFVVEVGFLFVLLLALFPSIFGGEIAEHERLYNAIVATILFITILFANFAESIAEGRGKAQVETLKKTKTVTQARVLLNDGSELMKQAHELKKGDIVLVQAGEVIPNDGEVIDGIATVDESAITGESAPVVKERGGDFSSVTGGTTVTSDWLMIEITSMPGESFLDKMITLIGGASRKKTPNEVALNTLLVSLTIIFLLVVVSLYPMTTYLNVSISIATLIALTVCLIPTTIGGLLSAIGIAGMDRVTQFNVIAMSGRAVEACGDVDTLILDKTGTITYGNRMAAEFLPVIGVKDKDLMQASYFSSLTDDTPEGKSILSLACELGVNMDNEEQIIKNSTHIPFTAQTRMSGLDMQDGTKIRKGAYDTIKQECINAGHSVPANLDQLIHRVSSIGGTPLVVAVNQKIIGVIYLKDVVKAGLKERFEQLRAMGIKTIMCTGDNPLTAAAIAQEAGVDSFIAESKPEDKIQVIKDEQAQGKVVAMTGDGTNDAPALAQANVGLAMNSGTNAAKEAANMVDLDSNPTKIIEVVEIGKQLLMTRGALTTFSIANDMAKYFAIIPAMLMVAVPEMNVLNVMQLNSSSSAIISALLFNAIIIPLLIPVAVKGVNYKPMSASKLLNKNLFVYGVGGIVAPFIGIKLIDVMIAPLFQMFGL
- a CDS encoding potassium-transporting ATPase subunit C (one of the components of the high-affinity ATP-driven potassium transport (or KDP)system, which catalyzes the hydrolysis of ATP coupled with the exchange of hydrogen and potassium ions; the C subunit may be involved in assembly of the KDP complex) codes for the protein MRTFFEHTKQAILITFTMFLLCGFIYPLVVTALAQGVLPHKANGSLIEVDGQARGSELIGQAFLEPSYFWGRVSSVNYNVYTKKDTIPDGTGQLNYSGVSSGSFNYAPTNPELKTRIEADIEKFLLANPAVERQDIPVDLMTASGSGLDPHISVKAAEIQIQRIVQASGLSEQEIRNIIDTYTEKRALGIFGENKVNVLMANLAIMKKIEERKE
- a CDS encoding butanediol dehydrogenase, with the translated sequence MKAARWYKAKDIRVENIEEPVIAPGKVKIKVHWTGICGSDLHEYAAGPIFIPVEQPHYVSKDIAPIVMGHEFSGEVVEIGEGVSKVQVGDPVVVEPILACGECAACKKGKYNICKHLGFHGLSGGGGGFSEFTMVDEKMVHKMPEGLSYEQGALVEPAAVALHAVRQSKLKAGDKAAVFGAGPIGLLVIEALRAAGASEIYAVELSAERAAKALELGATAVINPKDEDVVARLHELTNGGVDVAFEVTGVPVVLQQAIDSTSFEGETIIVSIWETAASILPNNIVLSERTVKGIIAYRDIFPAVMELMTQGYFPAEKLVTKRIALDEVVTEGFEALMKEKNHIKILVNSQA
- a CDS encoding DEAD/DEAH box helicase; protein product: MSKYTDYNFQPFLQDAIAKLGFTEPTPIQKEIIPLLLKGKSAIGQAHTGTGKTHSFLIPIVQRINSDKQEVQAVITSPTRELAQQIFDALNQLIEGTAIQAKLFIGGTDKQRSIDKLKTQPQIVVGTPGRIRDLVSAQALFVHTAPILVVDEADLAFDMGFIEEIDGFASQMPENLEMFVFSATIPEKLQPFLKKYMETPVHIHMNDKRPVAEGIDFVLVPVRSKSRNKRLLDVIEGINPFLAVIFTNTRKTAEQVAGYLNENGIRCGQIHGDLSPRDRKKMMKQIRDLDYQYIVATDLAARGIDIQGISHVINYEIPEDLEFFIHRVGRTARAGNKGTAITLFEPSDEDALIRVEKMGIPFEQKDVKDGEWSELKDRHARKNRVKHENEIDAKAKSLVRKPKKVKPGYKRNMKWEMEKIKKRERRLKARGKK